From a region of the Arachis ipaensis cultivar K30076 chromosome B09, Araip1.1, whole genome shotgun sequence genome:
- the LOC107616847 gene encoding phosphoenolpyruvate carboxykinase (ATP)-like, translated as MSLAAQPVSKDSGGQFSKALNRFQKEDPTFRFGLDPESGQWPDKKAYNETLLKLAGLFQRNLETFTNHKIDKDNKLTEEILAAGPVF; from the exons ATGTCATTAGCTGCACAGCCAGTTTCAAAAGATTCTGGAGGGCAA TTTTCAAAAGCTTTGAATCGCTTCCAGAAAGAGGATCCTACATTCCGTTTTGGTTTAGACCCAGAGAGTGGGCAG TGGCCAGACAAAAAGGCCTATAATGAGACACTCTTGAAGCTTGCTGGGTTGTTTCAGAGGAATCTTGAGACATTCACCAATCACAAGATTGACAAGGACAACAAACTCACTGAAGAGATTTTGGCAGCTGGACCAGTGTTTTAA